The Linepithema humile isolate Giens D197 chromosome 7, Lhum_UNIL_v1.0, whole genome shotgun sequence genome has a window encoding:
- the LOC105670416 gene encoding uncharacterized protein encodes MAIRVARCYRTVWYVAATTLARVLPFDLVAESRAESYRCAIEVERSGISPENIPREVAKEKARVRMWALRKWEHRLGEHNAPGLPGLWTVGAIQPCLLEWVDRRGGGISFRMAQVFTGHGCFVDYLC; translated from the coding sequence ATGGCCATCAGAGTCGCCCGGTGTTACCGGACGGTGTGGTACGTGGCGGCCACGACCCTGGCGAGGGTGCTCCCGTTCGACCTGGTCGCTGAATCACGTGCCGAGTCGTATCGGTGCGCGATAGAGGTCGAACGGAGCGGCATCTCCCCCGAGAACATCCCCAGAGAAGTGGCGAAAGAGAAGGCCAGGGTCCGGATGTGGGCGCTCAGGAAGTGGGAACACAGACTGGGCGAACACAACGCTCCGGGTTTACCTGGATTATGGACCGTCGGGGCCATCCAGCCCTGTCTACTGGAGTGGGTAGACAGGAGGGGAGGAGGCATTTCCTTCCGAATGGCGCAGGTTTTTACCGGGCATGGTTGCTTTGTTGACTACCTGTGCTGA
- the LOC137001207 gene encoding serine/arginine repetitive matrix protein 1-like — MDVTMEEGAPPPVPEIEEERPVLPTPTPASIEMTLMAIHESLQGLNKRMDVLEAGMEVRISTPAPRVPPAKRRGAGEPGKKKKKAKKVNSKKAPPERSFLPCRGNGCIPRRRKSPLCPGYQRNEWDCRGSGPRGGGGGERASSGPRNSPQEPSWATVVRKGKGRGGQTNSSQTAPTPPPFAKRAEVTKQDRIATIKKAKRRLPRAAAVLISVKKQGSLAETMRTMRDKISLPELGIDQIRSINSFEGGLLLEIPGEREAAKVKASRLASAMIIALGQSEDVKISRPTRRLDLRLHGIGPEANSEDIREAVAMAGECSPNEVRVGAIPSSTTRGVNTVWVQCPDRAAVKAAELGQVTGGWSTIKVELLKSRPARCYRCHARGHMQQRCPSGIDRTACCINCGEEGHRLAQCRKPAHCPVCAQKGEKANHRAGSESCPPIEPRKRTPAPPRKERRTAPGEGGEPQRGITPSVERTALPAKEESEPPRSAPVRGSVEEDELPPVQMEIEPQGPTTRLKRAREEGGEEEESNPSFPTSTPSRRSKVKVVERPEEEERPPTE, encoded by the coding sequence ATGGACGTCACCATGGAGGAAGGGGCACCACCACCAGTCCCCGAGATTGAAGAGGAAAGGCCGGTCCTCCCGACCCCCACTCCCGCATCCATCGAGATGACCTTAATGGCCATCCATGAGTCCCTCCAGGGCCTCAACAAGCGAATGGATGTGTTGGAGGCGGGGATGGAGGTACGTATCTCCACACCTGCCCCCCGCGTCCCCCCTGCCAAGCGCAGGGGAGCGGGGGAACCAggcaaaaagaagaaaaaggccAAAAAGGTCAATTCCAAGAAGGCTCCCCCCGAAAGGAGTTTCCTTCCATGCCGGGGCAACGGGTGCATCCCGAGAAGAAGGAAATCTCCCCTCTGTCCCGGTTACCAACGAAATGAGTGGGACTGCCGCGGGTCCGGCCCCAGAGGTGGTGGAGGGGGGGAGAGGGCGAGTTCAGGCCCGCGTAATTCCCCTCAAGAACCATCCTGGGCCACAGTGGTGAGGAAAGGCAAGGGACGTGGAGGCCAAACCAACTCCTCCCAGACCGCCCCCACACCTCCTCCCTTCGCAAAGAGGGCAGAGGTGACGAAGCAGGATCGTATTGCAACAATCAAGAAGGCGAAGAGAAGGCTTCCACGTGCGGCTGCGGTCCTCATCTCCGTGAAGAAACAAGGTTCCCTAGCGGAGACAATGAGGACCATGAGGGACAAAATCTCCCTACCGGAGCTGGGGATCGACCAGATCAGGTCGATAAACAGCTTCGAGGGAGGTCTTCTCCTGGAGATTCCGGGAGAGAGGGAGGCAGCGAAAGTGAAGGCGTCTCGCCTCGCCTCCGCGATGATAATCGCCCTCGGACAATCCGAGGACGTTAAAATTTCGCGGCCAACGCGTCGGCTTGATCTCCGGCTTCACGGGATTGGGCCGGAAGCCAACTCGGAAGACATCCGGGAGGCCGTTGCGATGGCTGGGGAATGTTCCCCCAACGAAGTCAGAGTGGGGGCAATACCCTCCTCCACCACACGGGGGGTCAACACTGTCTGGGTGCAATGCCCAGACAGAGCCGCGGTTAAGGCGGCGGAATTGGGCCAGGTAACGGGGGGTTGGTCCACCATTAAGGTGGAACTACTAAAAAGTAGACCGGCCCGCTGTTACCGATGCCACGCCCGCGGACACATGCAGCAGCGCTGCCCATCTGGAATAGACAGGACAGCCTGCTGCATAAATTGCGGGGAAGAAGGGCACAGACTGGCACAGTGCAGGAAACCTGCTCATTGTCCAGTCTGTGCACAAAAAGGAGAAAAGGCGAACCATAGGGCGGGGTCGGAGAGCTGTCCTCCGATTGAACCCCGCAAGAGAACGCCCGCCCCACCGAGGAAGGAGAGGAGAACCGCGCCTGGAGAGGGAGGGGAGCCCCAAAGGGGGATAACCCCCTCCGTTGAAAGGACGGCCCTCCCAGCAAAGGAGGAGTCGGAGCCTCCACGGTCTGCCCCAGTTAGGGGCAGCGTGGAGGAGGACGAACTCCCTCCGGTCCAGATGGAGATCGAGCCACAGGGCCCGACCACTAGACTGAAGAGAGCAAGAGAAGAGGgtggggaggaggaggagagtAACCCTTCTTTTCCTACTTCCACCCCCTCCCGCCGATCCAAAGTAAAAGTAGTGGAGAGGCCGGAGGAAGAAGAGAGGCCCCCCACGGAGTAA